In a genomic window of Urocitellus parryii isolate mUroPar1 chromosome 2, mUroPar1.hap1, whole genome shotgun sequence:
- the F10 gene encoding coagulation factor X isoform X2 — MLSSEPFASDGDQCDSNPCQNQGKCKDGLGEYSCSCLDGFEGKNCEFFARKLCSLDNGDCDQFCQEKQNSVVCSCASGYTLGDDGKSCISTDLFPCGKLTLGRRKRSAGPAANSSEATPRTTTPAWSGLDSLPPTQDPSNLLNLNQTYQKDSRNLVRIVGGRDCEEGECPWQALLIDEENEGFCGGTILSPFHVLTAAHCLHQAKRFKVRVGDRNTEKEEGNEMVHEVEVVVKHNKFVRETYDFDIAVLRLKTPITFRMNVAPACLPQKDWAEATLMTQKTGIVSGFGRTHEKGRPSSTLKMLEVPYVDRNTCKLSSSFTITQNMFCAGYDAKLEDACQGDSGGPHVTRFKDTYFVTGIVSWGEGCARKGKYGVYTKVTAFLKWIDKSMQAKGSPAAETPGSASPPH; from the exons ATGCTCAGCTCAGAGCCCTTTGCTTCAG ATGGTGACCAGTGTGATAGCAATCCTTGCCAGAATCAGGGAAAGTGTAAAGATGGGCTCGGAGAGTACTCCTGCTCCTGCCTGGATGGATTCGAAGGCAAAAACTGCGAATTCT TCGCACGGAAACTCTGCAGCCTGGACAACGGGGACTGCGACCAGTTTTGCCAGGAAAAGCAGAACTCAGTGGTGTGCTCCTGCGCCAGTGGGTACACCCTCGGTGACGACGGCAAGTCCTGCATCTCCACAG ACCTCTTCCCCTGTGGGAAGCTCACTCTGGGACGCAGGAAGAGGTCAGCGGGCCCAGCTGCCAACAGCAGTGAGGCTACGCCCAGGACCACCACGCCGGCCTGGAGTGGCCTGGACAGCCTGCCTCCCACCCAGGACCCCTCCAACTTGCTCAACCTCAACCAGACCTACCAGAAGGACAGCAGGAACCTCGTTCGGATCGTGGGCGGCCGGGACTGTGAAGAGGGGGAGTGTCCCTGGCAG GCCCTCCTCATCGACGAGGAAAACGAGGGGTTCTGTGGGGGCACCATCCTGAGCCCCTTCCATGTCCTCACCGCAGCCCACTGTCTGCACCAAGCCAAGAGATTCAAGGTGAGGGTAG GGGACCGGAACACGGAGAAGGAGGAGGGCAACGAGATGGTCCacgaggtggaggtggtggtcaAGCACAACAAGTTCGTGAGGGAGACCTACGACTTTGACATCGCCGTCCTGAGGCTGAAGACGCCCATCACCTTCCGCATGAATGTggcccctgcctgcctgccccagAAGGACTGGGCAGAGGCCACCCTGATGACGCAGAAGACGGGCATCGTGAGCGGGTTTGGGCGCACCCACGAGAAGGGCCGGCCGTCCAGCACTCTCAAGATGCTGGAGGTGCCCTACGTGGACCGCAACACCTGCAAGCTGTCCAGCAGCTTCACCATCACCCAGAACATGTTCTGCGCTGGCTACGACGCCAAGCTGGAGGACGCCTGCCAGGGGGACAGTGGTGGCCCCCATGTCACCCGGTTCAAGGACACCTACTTTGTGACGGGCATTGTCAGCTGGGGAGAAGGGTGCGCAAGGAAAGGGAAGTATGGGGTCTACACCAAGGTCACCGCCTTCCTCAAGTGGATCGACAAGTCCATGCAGGCCAAGGGGTCGCCGGCGGCAGAGACCCCGGGCTCGGCCTCTCCTCCCCATTAA